Genomic window (Vigna radiata var. radiata cultivar VC1973A chromosome 1, Vradiata_ver6, whole genome shotgun sequence):
ACCTTGTTTTAGGCTTCATTTTCCAACAAAAACGTCAATTTCAAATCTCACACAGTGCCCTACTTCAATAAAATGTTATCATTTTCTATCAAACGTTTGATTTGTAAGTATCTGTCTCTTTTccaaatttcaaatcaaaccaaatcaaaACCAGTGACAGTTTCCATGCTAATGATAAGAGGCATATTTCTCACATACCccacaaaacaaataataaaaaatcacgTCACTCTTCGTAAGTCAGTCGTATAATCAGTATAATAGATTGAACTGAACAACGTAAAAACAATGAGTAAATTGAACAGATAAAATTAAAAGCGTATGAAaatcttcttatttatttacCAGTGAGCTTTATTACATTATCATCATGGATGCTTATGAAAAATACATAAAGGTTAGTCAGTTATCTTTTAGTCTTCGAAATATGATATTTAGAAGTAGATACTGGATAGGTGTTTCATACAATGGTTATGAAACTATAAGATATCTtgcacaaacaaacaaaattataatatgtaaacaATACtgtttataactattttttttatatctataaggtttaaacctctttttgtcctaagttatgagcggatgttcagtttaatccccgtttttaaaaatgtaaacctttggttcctaagttataaaaaatgtatcaaatgagtccttttttgatgttcatagTCAAAGTATAAagaacaatctaaagtgttgttattattaagaaacaaattagagcaatctaaagatgtaacagatgttaagaaacaaccaaaaacagtatttcaagtcaaaaaaggactcatttgatacatttttttataacttaaagacaaagatttacatttttaaaaatgagaactaaactgaatatccgcttataacttagggaccaaaaagaggtttaaacctatctATAATGTACAAAAAGTGTTGAATACTTTATCTGAAGTTACAATTTTCCTAACATGTTTTGTTAACTATCTAGACATTAACACGATATACGTGACTACCTAATTTGTGACATCAGAATGTTGTGAGACACCAACGTTTGGTGAATTATGTTCTTTCTTATCCTACGGTCGTTTGTCATATTGTAGTCTCTTAagattgaaaagaagaaaaggaaaaacaaaagatggGTGTTGAGGCTTATAATTACTCCACAGTAATCATGTTCTATCTTTTCATCATAACCTCCTTCATTGTGCCTCATGCAAAGGGAGAAAATTACATTGTTGGTGACAGTTATGGTTGGATTGACTTCGTAGATTTCAACAACTGGTGTGATGGAAAAGAGTTTCATGTTGGTGATGTTCTAGGTAAGGGTAGAGTTTCACATTTCATAGTAAGAAATATGACTAACATACTCTTTCACATGTTGTTGTattatcattctttttatttttatttttaccagcgttttctttttgttaactTGTTCTTTTTACTGGTAACATTTAGAACATAATACagagaagctgaaaagattttATTGTCACCAGTATGTTTGATTATGCATGGGAAAACACCAATATATTTGCTTGATGTCTTTGAAAATAGTGTCAaacatgattgtgatttatGAGTGATTCATTGTTTAATGGAGTAAAAAGTCACTTTAATCTGAAAGAAACATTAGTATTACACTTTATGGCgacttttagtaaaaaaataattgattcatAACCACCGCCACTCTTAATACTTTTGGtttcataaaagtttaaaaagccttatgattttattttatattttttgaattaatctAAGAGCATACATACTTACCTTTACCAATTACATGTTTAAAAGttagatttattaaaattgtcaAGAAAACATAAATGACTGCATacaaactaaaatcaaatttgCAGAgtcaataacataataattttgCAAAATACAATACATACATTTTACCTAGATCTTCTCATTCATAGCATATTATCCAGAAATATGgcattttttgtatattttattacacGAAAATTGAACATTTTCACTAACAGTtaatattcaacaaaatatatataaacatgttgATACTTCTGTTACCAGTGTTCAATTATGACAGCAGCCAACATAATGTATTGCAAGTTGATTCCACAGTTTATGAGAGTTGCATGAAGGACTCATATATGAAAAGGTTCACCAGTGGCAACGACTCAATAATTTTAGAGAAAGGTGGTGCATGGTTCATATGTGGAGTTGATGATCACTGTGAAAATGGGCAGAAGCTCCACATCAATGTAACTCCTTAACTGATAATCATGTTTGATATTGGTGTTTTAGTCACTTTGATAGCTACTTTTCATAATATTTCAGATTTTATGAATCTTCTTTGAATGGAATCATCGTCGTGTTCAATCACCAACTTcagaatttattttctaaatattgaaaaaaaaaattgtatagtgATGTTTAAAGAATCTGATACTTGTTCTTGTCAGTATTATTTACCGAACACATTCCTGTTGGTTCGAGTAGTTGATCATATCAGCTTTCTAAAAACAGATCAtataaagaatggaaaagataaaatgatgTAACCACCATACTTTCCCCCAACTTGGTTAATCTTATACAAATTAAAGTGGTAGTTAAGTTATCAGATCAAACCAAGCCATCATCATCAAATTGTTCCTCCGTTAATCCTTGCATCATGGCACAAACACCGGATCTAGGATATAATCAAACCAttgcttaatttatttattacttggtAAAACTAAAGTTATAATCATGGTTAGAGAAGTTCTATGTCCCACTTAATCATTTTTTACTGACTAACAAAGAaagttaaacaattttaatgaaTTAGAGAACTTATAGAACAAGTTGATCTCAAGCAAGGTGACAGCTCTTTAGGAAGTAAGAACTGCAAGATAAATTCCAAAATTGAAAGCAACACTGTTGTTGTAACCCACTTTGGAGGATGGTCAAAATAACTATCACAACATAGTGCTTACTAACTTAGTTCTTACTCCTATGGATGACCATCAGAAGTTCCATTGCCAAAAACACTTGTTTGGTTAAATTCTCTCCCATTATGAGTAACAAGTGACAATTTAGTGCATAAATATGATCAAAATGGATGTACATATATGATGTCCAAAACTAAAGAAGGGTTCTTCTCTCCCACATACTGAGAATGAAAAAGCTCACTGCTATCTATAAATAATGTAAGTGCCCTCACAGATCAAGGGCGAGCACGTGGCGACAATTCGGCTAATCAACTGTTTTGTAGTCATCATTGTAAACTAGATTACTGTTCTTGTCCATAACGGCATTTAACTTCTTCCCCGTCTAAAAGCCTCTCCACGGCATCTGAAGGAAGGCCAATCATCTCTAATGTCTTCTCCCAAACTTCATATGATGTCTGAACACTGTGTGCTTCTTCTGATGGATTTGCTGGACGACAATCTTGAGAAATAAAGGCACAAACGGGCCACTCGTCTGCTTTCAACATGTCACAATACTCTGGAACTTGAGGATCGGTGGCAGCAAAAAGCGCACTCCTTGCACCTGCATTGCAGCACAAGTGACATGTATTCAAAGTCAGTCCTGAACATCTTTTACTTCTGCAAAAACATTCCGTCAAATATATGGTACGACAGTTGATTATAGCATCGGATAATGTTTACATAATACTATGCTGCCAATACTTAACTAAAGGAAAGGAAATGATTTCAAGAATACAAAAATGTTAGAACCAAAAGAGAAACGGAAAAGGGAAAGAGAGCATATGATTTCATCATGTTTTTTAGAACAATGGGTTCCAAATCCAATCACAACTCAAATATTACAGGGAACAGTCATGGTAATTCGTGATGTCTTAAAAACTCAAGATTGTTAGGTTGTTATAGTTCTAGTTTGAATATATTGAAGAAATAGACCTTCTTGAGCACTAAAGATGAAGTAAGGGATCAAATGATACGCAGCTTGAACCAGTTTTGGAAGATCTCTTGCCTGAAATAGATAGAGTAGAAAATATAAGCAAAAACAAAAGCTTGATTTATAAAATGGCGCAGAAAGATCAAGGAATCAATGACTGCATATATCCCATCATgcaacaaagaaattaaaaagtctCACTTAACTACAGAGTAATGGTAAAATGGAAGGATTGGGCTGAACAATCAGATAAAATGTATAGTTTAGACTTTGAACTTTGAGCCCAAATTAACCCTAAAAGCCTTTTTCAGGCTTAGTCCTCTCAGCCCAAAACATCGGGCTTTCAACATGCTTGGACAACATTTAGAAGCCAAAATTAAAACGGGCCTTTTTGGCCCAGCCAACCAAAGCCAATAGCTTGCATCAGGCTGAGTGACCCATTTTGTCATCTCTATCAATTCCTGAAATTTGAAATCAGCTATTTCAATCCACAAATCACATGATAACAAATTATAACCCTGAATTATCCAAAccagaataaattatttttggtcAATTCCAAGAGGACTCCAAGAGTGTACTGAACAAATCATTTCAGCTAACTCATTTCTCTGGCTTATACGTTtgttaaaaccaaaataaaggTTTGATAATTGAGCTTATCTCATTAACTTATGGcgttttagtgtttttttaaaatattacttgaAGTAATGTTTGAGACTTCAACCTTATAGCTTATTATTAACTTTCTATACTTATctacaatttcataaaattcttCATCTACCTGCTCCTTCAATGATAGGCAGATAATCAACACAACACATCTATGAGGATCATAGTTTATAAAGCATTTATTTTCTACATAGTACCTTCCTAATCCGTTTTCCTACTGGCAAAGGACATGAGCAAATTAACAGGGCAATTAATCTCTTGCAAAAGATTATTTCTGAAGGTTTTCTGTAAAAgttatattcaatttgacagATATTTGTAAAAACAAAACTACATATTGAAAGattaagaataaaatcataCATGTTCCATCCAGATACATTCCAAGTTTTAAAAAGACTTACAACATTGGTCTGGACAATTCCAGGCGATACACACAATACACTGATGCCAGATTCAGCAGGGAGTCGTTTATTAAGAATACTACTAAACATAATCTGCAACAGAAAATGCCAAGTCTTGTTTCATTCACAACTTCAAGATGAGAGGTAAACCAAGCAATCCATCTTCTTCATGTGATATTGCAACATTTATCAGtaagaataaattttagaaGTCGATATTAATAACCAGACTTTAAGAATCGacacaaaaaggaaaaaacacaGGGAGAGACATTAataaaacatacatacataagtatattttacattgataatcattttatataatcggttaattagtaatataatagtacaatttaatacaaaaaaaaaatgctccATAATAAAAAGGGTATAAAAAGAGGAAAATAGGAAAGCCAAAGTGAGAAGAACGCAATACAAACATACATACATCAAACATACATACATagacacatacatacatacataatacatatatatatatatatatatatatatatatatatatatatatatacacatacataaatatatatatatatatatatatatacacatacacacatacatacatacatatctCCAGTCTGTTGATGTATTAGTGATGGGGCAGCATTGAAAATACAATACAGAAATATTCCCAAATGAATAAATACACCATCAATGTtacaaaattttcttattaatccATAATTATTTTGTACTCCAGTATCCTAAAATTAGTGTACATTATTATACACTACAATTTTGAACACTTGtgtataaaatcatataatggTGTGCTTATTTTTGTTTCGATTCTGCAAAAATTAATATGCAAGATTGAGATTAGTAATAATTAAATGGTTAACATTACACACACAGAAAGAAAACATGCATTTAATTTGCATCAAGACCAGCCACTATCAGTTGAATTGTGGACAACAAATAAGGCTAAGCATATATGATTTAGCAGCAACAAAAATAACTATGGATATTTGACAAAAACATTTAAACCAAATGTACCTCTGCCAACTTGCTGCTTGAGTACCCTACCAAACTAGAAAATTTCCTTTTTCCAGATGTGACATTCATATCATCCGTGTCTACAAAGCCAACATGATGCATCTACAGAAAAAGaggggaaaagaaaagaaagcacaTTGAGATTTTCTTAAGGTCAGAGAATAGTaaaggttaaaaaataaaatataaaaatttataacaacAAAATACGTTTTTTATTTTCCAGGAATTACTTTACCCACTGTGATGACAACAAAAGAGTGATCAGCATTCAAAAGTTAAAGTTCATAGAACAGTTaagcagaaaaacaacaatattACAGAGAATATTAAATCCCTACCAAATATCAATCTACAGCCTTTACTTCTGCACTCATTACTTATTTACATGTTTCCTTTATATTATGCatccaattttttaattctttggaATACACCAATTGATCGATTGTCAACAATTTTATAAGTCCAACTCATGTCCTGCTCTCTTTTTCAAGTGTTCAAATAAATGACTTATtctatatttgaatttttggaataCAATTATTTCATCCAGCAAGAATCACACACGTATATAAAGGGAAACCTCAGAAATAGCATTGTATTTTTACAACTAAACCGTTGATAATTTTGCATTGGATAGAAAGATACATTTGAGTAAGAGTATTTAATGGTATTGTTGTCTGAAGCTAAttaaaatgtcataaaaaagTTGATAATATACCAGAAGAAAATTCTGTAACTCGTTAATTTACTTGAAAAAGTAACTCAGAACTAATGAACAGTACATATTGTAGGGTCACAAGTGTCTCATGGTTTTtactcaaaatcaaattttactaGAAAACAGTGAGAGGAAACATACCAACCAGGATTCACTGCCCCAAGAAAAACACCTAAACATAAGAAAGAAGATGTCTTCCAAACTAACTTAACCTTTCATAATAAGTAATTTCTACTAAATTTGAATTCTAGAAAGCATTAATCCTGAATTCCTCACCATTGCAAACAGAATAGCCCTAGatgattgattatattttaagaacatGCATAAAAAACGAACAAGTAATCAATGTTGAATTAGTCAAACCAACCTCTAGccaaacaaaaataagttttcatGCATATTAATATAGTACAAATTAAAGGCAATAACACTTAATGGATTATATGGCAGTGCCCAAAGCCACAGTGGTGTGTTTATATGGCAGAATTTTGGCCTCCCTCCATCCACCGCTGATAATAACTCAGGTTAAATCCTGTGGGCTATGACATATAACAATATGCTCAAATAGTGAGAGACTTACTACGGAATTCACATTAACAATGCGACTAGGAGAACCCCTAATAAGGGATGGCAAAAGAAGTATAGAAAGCAACGCAGGAGCCAGATGATTCACTTGCAAGTGCTGTTCATAAccatcttttgaaaatttttgcgGCTCTGAATATGAACAAAAACAGTGGATGGATTAGTTACATTTGTGATCAATGAGAACCAATCAAGAAGATATTATAGTTAACTCTGATAATTTTGTCACGACagttgatgaaaaagaaaaggaaaattataattacttgAAAGTACTCAAACCATTAAAGGATTGAACCAATAGTTGGTGCTGTTTCCAGTTCAGAATGATTGACAACAAAAAGACCAAAATACAGGAACAGCTTTGATTGATCAGAAATGAAATACCAACCTCCAATGGAAAAAATTCCAGCATTATTGATGAGAACATGCAAGGGTGCTGAACGAGCATTCCATGCTTCAGCAAACCTCACAACAGAGTCCAACGAGAGAAGATCAACTTGCATTACCTTCATGAGCCAAAAGGAAATGTCAATGACGAGAAGTAATCCCAAAACACTTTGTTAATTAAGCTTATCTGgcatttaaaacaaatattcaacCAAAATCTCTCCTCAGAGCGTCATGTATAAAAGCTTGTAGCAAAACAAGTTAACCCAAACACAGTTAAACACATAAGAAGATCCACGGATCATAATCATCATAGATGATTTAGCAAAGCATGCTCAAGATTGCGGATTTAATGTTCCTCACACAATAACGAGCAATGGATATACAAGTCACCTCAACATTAAGAGGAATACTCAATCCTGAAGAGTCAATCTGCCACTTCTGGATCAACTCCTGGGCTGCCTTTGTGTTCCTGACGGCCATAACAACATGAGCACCTGACTGTGCCAATTGCCTGCACGATGTGAAGAGCAACTAAATAAATGCATCACTCCATTTTTTTCTGAACATAAAAGCTCACACTTCTTAATGTCCAATCtagaatttaaacaaaaaaaccCATACACTTTACATAAGAGCCAGTTTAAGAAACTTCTGAAGAAGTacttacaaaaaagaaaataattgaattatgaTAAATCAAACTTTacacataaattaaaatcaatacaGATTTGTTATCCACTAGTTAGCGCATCTCCAATGATACACTTAAAGTGAAGGTTCTTAACTCACTTTTAGCAGGTCTTACATGTTTCACCAGATTTAAGAATTCTCTACTCCAATGATGAAGTCATTTAAGCACTTGTCTCATTATTtcagaaaatgatttttttaaaggttAATATCTTCTGGTCTCTATATATGTGTCAACTTCAGCCTCTAAGAGCTTTATCATTAGGTCCCTGTACCAACCAATTTTTGCACTAGTCCTTGCTAGTTTTCCAGCAGTATTAAACTGACACAAAATGGAGACATAAGGacgaaaacataaaaaattgcTAGTATAGAAACTAAAACATAGAGATTTTTTAATACAAAGATTGAAAAAGTTGGCACAAGTATAAGGACCAAAAgattaattaaactatttttagtcATAGGGCCAGATTGCTTCTATAAGAACCAATTCTTACAATTGGAAGTCATGTCAGCCTCCTCCAAACGATCACCTGGTTCTCAAGTGAGAACCTTACAACAGGTGAAGGAGATTCTCCTGAAGAAACAATTGAAAACCTCTCATAAAACTACTGCAAGCTGGTCCACAGTGGGCCAAACAACCTAGCCATGGTAAATAAGGCTCACTTCGCACAGTAACCAAAACGGTAAACATCATTTATAACCCATCTCCAAAACCAGCCGCAAAGGTCCCTCCTTTAAAACCGCCACCACAAAACCAAGACAGACCCACTTCCCAAAACCAACCTTTCACCCATGATCACTCAACAACCGCCCACCTCAGATAACCCAAGTTCATCAAAATTCCAAAGCTCGGGTTTTTACACCCAAAAACAACACCCCGTCATTTAAAAGCATGAAAATGGATTTAAAGGGAAGTGAACCTTGCGATTTCGAGACCAATGCCACTGGTGGAGCCTGTGACAATGCAAGTGAGGTCGTTGACGGGAGGGAGCGGCATGGGGTTGTGCAAATGGCTGGCCATGATGCGCTGAAAGAGCATTTCATAGATCAAATAGAACCACCCTCTTAACCACTCTATCCAACCCAAACACTCCTTCTTCTTATTCTTCGTCTCCGGCGCTTCATTGCTTGAAGACGACGTCGTAGTTGccatctctctctttctctctctccctctctacGTTAGCGTACAGAATCTGAGATCTGTCTCTAGCAGGAGGAGACGATGATGTTACTTTTTGCTTCGATTTCTATATTAGTGACTGAGAGACGAGTTTCTGTTGACTTGGCTCGGGTGAGTGGACTCACCCGAGTTCTAAAGTAACTCCGGTGCCGGCTTTTATAATTCGAGAAAAAGTAGTTCTTTTCCAACAATTACTGAAAATGGAagatttaagaaataattttactttatagtttttcattattttagtatttaaaattaaagaattatagtttcattttaatctttaattttgcattaaaaattgaaaattgcaTGTAGTCCTCCAAATTAACTTTCCCTAACTGAACATTTTTATGAAATGCTGTTCTGTTtgatactatatatatatatatatatatatatatatatatatatatatatatatatatatatatatatatatatatatatttcttagccttttcttttaattggcTTATCCATCTTATATTCTCTTACAATTAGCGTTTG
Coding sequences:
- the LOC106756879 gene encoding mavicyanin isoform X1 — protein: MGVEAYNYSTVIMFYLFIITSFIVPHAKGENYIVGDSYGWIDFVDFNNWCDGKEFHVGDVLVFNYDSSQHNVLQVDSTVYESCMKDSYMKRFTSGNDSIILEKGGAWFICGVDDHCENGQKLHINVTP
- the LOC106756879 gene encoding stellacyanin isoform X2, with protein sequence MGVEAYNYSTVIMFYLFIITSFIVPHAKGENYIVGDSYGWIDFVDFNNWCDGKEFHVGDVLVYESCMKDSYMKRFTSGNDSIILEKGGAWFICGVDDHCENGQKLHINVTP
- the LOC106774839 gene encoding retinol dehydrogenase 12 isoform X1; its protein translation is MATTTSSSSNEAPETKNKKKECLGWIEWLRGWFYLIYEMLFQRIMASHLHNPMPLPPVNDLTCIVTGSTSGIGLEIARQLAQSGAHVVMAVRNTKAAQELIQKWQIDSSGLSIPLNVEVMQVDLLSLDSVVRFAEAWNARSAPLHVLINNAGIFSIGEPQKFSKDGYEQHLQVNHLAPALLSILLLPSLIRGSPSRIVNVNSVMHHVGFVDTDDMNVTSGKRKFSSLVGYSSSKLAEIMFSSILNKRLPAESGISVLCVSPGIVQTNVARDLPKLVQAAYHLIPYFIFSAQEGARSALFAATDPQVPEYCDMLKADEWPVCAFISQDCRPANPSEEAHSVQTSYEVWEKTLEMIGLPSDAVERLLDGEEVKCRYGQEQ
- the LOC106774839 gene encoding retinol dehydrogenase 12 isoform X2, translated to MATTTSSSSNEAPETKNKKKECLGWIEWLRGWFYLIYEMLFQRIMASHLHNPMPLPPVNDLTCIVTGSTSGIGLEIARQLAQSGAHVVMAVRNTKAAQELIQKWQIDSSGLSIPLNVEVMQVDLLSLDSVVRFAEAWNARSAPLHVLINNAGIFSIGEPQKFSKDGYEQHLQVNHLAPALLSILLLPSLIRGSPSRIVNVNSVMHHVGFVDTDDMNVTSGKRKFSSLVGYSSSKLAEARDLPKLVQAAYHLIPYFIFSAQEGARSALFAATDPQVPEYCDMLKADEWPVCAFISQDCRPANPSEEAHSVQTSYEVWEKTLEMIGLPSDAVERLLDGEEVKCRYGQEQ